Below is a window of Clavibacter michiganensis subsp. tessellarius DNA.
GGCCGGCGCGGTCGGCGGCTCGGGCGCGCGGGTCGGCTCGGGCGCGGCGGTCGGCTCGGGCGCCGTCGGCGCGACCGGCGTCGCCTGCTCGGGGGCCGCCGGCTCGGGCGCCTCGGGGATCAGCGGGGGCAGCGGGGCGGGCGGGCGCTGGGCGTCCTGGGCCTTCTGGGCCTTGGCGGCCTTGCGGGCCGCACGGCCGCGCACCGGGCGGGGGAGGGGATCGGGTCCGTCCTGGGGTGTGGTCACTGTTCGACCGTAGCCCGTGCGCCCTCCGGCTGTCGCTCGCCGCGGCGCGGAGGGACGCCGTCCGGATGCCCGACGCCGCCGCGTCACCCCGCGTCCGGGCCCCGTCCACGCGGGCGCCCGACCCTGGTGCGGTCCACCCCGCGCGCCTAGGCTCGGGGCCGAGCGCGCGGGTGCCTCTCGCCGCCGAACCGGTCCGAGGGAGTCCCGTGAAGGCCATCCGCAGATTCACCGTCCGTGCCGTCCTCCCGGAGGAGCTGTCCGCGCTGGACGAGCTCGCCGGGAACCTCCGGTGGTCCTGGTACGAGCCGACGCGTCGCGTGTTCGCGCACGTCAGCCCGGAGCTCTGGGAGGGCACCGGGCACGACCCGGTGGCGCTCCTCGGCGCGGTCGACCAGGAGCGGCTCCGCGAGCTCGCGGCCGACGAGGGCTTCGTGGCGTGGGCCGAGGAGCAGCGGGCCGACCTCCGCGCGTACTGCGAGCAGCCGCGCTGGTACCAGTCGCTCGAGGGCGACGTGCCCGAGGCCGTCGGCTACTTCTCGCCCGAGTTCGGGATCGCCGCGGCGCTGCCGCAGTACTCGGGCGGCCTCGGCATCCTCGCGGGCGACCACCTGAAGAGCGCGTCCGACCTCGGCGTCCCGCTCGTGGGCGTCGGCCTCTTCTACCGCTCCGGCTACTTCCGCCAGGGGATCTCCTCCGACGGCTGGCAGCAGGAGACCTACCCGGTCTTCGACCCGGACGGCCTGCCGCTCCAGGTGCTGCGCGACGCCGACGGCCGGCCCGTGCAGATCGCCCTCGGGCTGCCCGCCGACCGCACCTTGCACGCGCGCATCTGGCAGGCGCGCGTGGGCCGGATCCCGCTGCTGCTGCTCGACACCGACGTGCCCGACAACGACGACGACCTCCGCGGCGTGACCGACCGGCTCTACGGCGGCGGCGGCGAGCACCGGCTGCACCAGGAGCTGCTGCTCGGCATCGGCGGCGTGCGCGCCATCGCCGCGCACGCGCGCGTCACCGGATCGCCCGTGCCGCGGGTCTTCCACACCAACGAGGGCCACGCCGGCTTCCTCGGCCTCGAGCGGATCTCCGCGCTCATGGCGGAGGGCCTCGACTTCGACGAGGCCCTCCAGGTCGTCCGGGCGGGCACGGTGTTCACGACGCACACGCCCGTCCCCGCCGGCATCGACCGCTTCGACGTGGAGCTCGTGCGCGCGCACGTGACCGACGCGCTCCTGCCGGGCGTGCCGCGCGACCGCGTGCTGGAGCTCGGCGCCGAGGCGCACGACGGCGGCGACCTGGGCGTGTTCAACATGGCGCTCATGGGGCTCCGCCTCGCCCAGCGCGCGAACGGCGTCTCGCAGCTGCACGGCGAGGTCAGCCGGGGCATGTTCGCGGGGCTGTGGCCGGGGTTCGACACCGAGGAGGTGCCGATCACGAGCGTCACGAACGGCGTGCACGCGCCCACGTGGACGGATCCGATGCTCATGTCGCTCGCGGGCGAGCGCCTCGGCACGACGGACACGACCGCCGCCGACTGGTCCTCCCCGGCCGTGACCGACGGCGACCTGTGGGACGTCCGCGGCCGGATGCGCCGCCAGCTCGTCGCCGACGCCCGCCGCCGCGTCGTCCGTGCCTGGCGCGAGCAGAACCCGGGCGGCGTCGAGCCGGCGTGGCTCGAGGACGTGCTCGACCCGGAGGTGCTCACCATCGGCTTCGCGCGCCGCGTGCCGACCTACAAGCGCCTGACCCTGATGCTCCACGACCGGGAGCGCCTCCGCCGCATCCTCACCGACCCGGACCGGCCCGTGCAGATCGTGGTCGCCGGCAAGTCGCACCCGGCGGACGACGAGGGCAAGCGCCTCATCCAGGAGCTCGTGCGGTTCGCGGCCGAGCCCGAGATCCGCGGCCGGCTCGTGTTCCTGCCCGACTACGACATCGGCATGGCGCAGCTGCTCTACCCGGGCACCGACGTGTGGCTCAACAACCCGCTGCGGCCGCTGGAGGCCTGCGGCACGTCCGGCATGAAGGCGGCGCTGAACGGCGCGCTCAACCTGTCGATCCTCGACGGCTGGTGGAACGAGTACTTCGACGGCGGCAACGGCTGGGCGATCCCGTCCGCCGACCGCGCGCACGACGGCGCCGAGCGCGACGCGATGGAGGCGACGGCGCTGTACGACCTCATCGAGAACCGGATCGCGCCGCGCTTCTACGAGCGCGACGCGGACGGCGTGCCCGCCGGCTGGGTGCACGACATCCGCCACACGCTCCGGACGCTCTCGCCCGAGCTGAGCGCCGACCGCATGGTGCGGCAGTACGTCGAGCGGCTGTACGTGCCCGCCGGCCGGGCCCAGCGGATCGTCGCGGCCGACGACCACGCGCGCGCCCGGGAGCTCGCGGCCTGGCGGCGGCGCATCGTCGCGGCCTGGCCGTCGGTGCAGGTCGCGCACGTGGAGTCGGAGGGCGTGGGACCCCACGCGCAGGTGGGCGACGAGCTGCGCGTGCGCGCGTGGGTCGCGCTCGGCGGGCTCCACGCGGACGACGTCAGGGTCGAGGTCGTGCACGGGCGCACCGGCGAGGGGGACGTGCTCACGGACGTCGTGCGGCACGCGCTCGCGCCCGTCGGCGGCTCCGGCGGCCAGCAGGAGCACGTGGGCACCGTGCCGCTGCGCTCGGCGGGGCCCTTCGGGTACACCGTGCGGGTGGTGCCGCGGCACGAGCTGCTCGCGTCGAGCGCGGAGCCGGGGCTGGTCGCGGTCGCGGGCTGATCGTGGCGGCGCGCGCCCGGCATCCGGCGCGCGCCGCCCGCCGGCCCCCGCGGGTCAGGCTGGTGTCGCGGAGAGCTTCGCGGCGAGCACCTCGGCGAAGCGCGCGTAGCCGCGGTCGTTCGGGTGGTTGTCCGGGCCCATCCAGCCGTACGGGTCGCTCGCGCCCTCGCCCACCATCCGCGGGATGTGGGCGCCGATGTCGAACACGTCGGCGAGCGGATCGGCCGAGGCCGCGTCGCGCAGCGCCCCGAGGTAGTCGGCCCACGTCGTGCCGCGGATGGGCAGCGTCGTCCGCTCGTAGGGCGGCGTGAAGAGGATGGGCGCCTCGCTCGTGGTGCGGATCAGCTCGATGAGCACGGCCGCGTCCGACCGCACCTGCTCGGGCGTGCGCACCACCACGTCGTTGATGAGGTGCTCGGGCATCCAGAGGTCGAGCTCGAAGCGCGGGGCCGAGCGGATCCAGGTGCTCACCCCGTCGGGACGCGCCCGCTCCGAGAGCTGCCACAGCTGCGAGCCCGAGTTGCCGCCCTCGATCACGTGGATCCCGCGGTCCTCGTCGCCGTCGAACAGCCACGCGCCCTCGAGCTCCGGCTTCCCGCCCGCCCACGCCACGGCGATCTCGTGCTCGGCGGACTCCAGGACGGGGCTCCTCCAGGTGAGCGAGCCGCCGACGTCGGCGCGCACCGTCTCGGGCTCGCCGCCGTCGATCGTGATGGTGACGGCGGCGTCGAGCCCGGGCGCCCACCAGCAGACGCGCGCCGAGGTGATGCGCGCCCGATAGGTGCCGGGGCCGGACGCCTCGGTGAGCGGCACGACGCGGCGCCCCCAGCCGTGGCGACCGCCCGCGACCGTCGGGCCGGCGAAGGCGAAGCCCTGGTCGGCGGGGACGGTGACCTGGTGGCGGGACGCGACGTAGTCGAGGCCGCCGCGCGCGCCGGACGGGAACGCGGCGCGCAGCCGGTCGCGCAGCTGCGC
It encodes the following:
- the glgP gene encoding alpha-glucan family phosphorylase; translated protein: MKAIRRFTVRAVLPEELSALDELAGNLRWSWYEPTRRVFAHVSPELWEGTGHDPVALLGAVDQERLRELAADEGFVAWAEEQRADLRAYCEQPRWYQSLEGDVPEAVGYFSPEFGIAAALPQYSGGLGILAGDHLKSASDLGVPLVGVGLFYRSGYFRQGISSDGWQQETYPVFDPDGLPLQVLRDADGRPVQIALGLPADRTLHARIWQARVGRIPLLLLDTDVPDNDDDLRGVTDRLYGGGGEHRLHQELLLGIGGVRAIAAHARVTGSPVPRVFHTNEGHAGFLGLERISALMAEGLDFDEALQVVRAGTVFTTHTPVPAGIDRFDVELVRAHVTDALLPGVPRDRVLELGAEAHDGGDLGVFNMALMGLRLAQRANGVSQLHGEVSRGMFAGLWPGFDTEEVPITSVTNGVHAPTWTDPMLMSLAGERLGTTDTTAADWSSPAVTDGDLWDVRGRMRRQLVADARRRVVRAWREQNPGGVEPAWLEDVLDPEVLTIGFARRVPTYKRLTLMLHDRERLRRILTDPDRPVQIVVAGKSHPADDEGKRLIQELVRFAAEPEIRGRLVFLPDYDIGMAQLLYPGTDVWLNNPLRPLEACGTSGMKAALNGALNLSILDGWWNEYFDGGNGWAIPSADRAHDGAERDAMEATALYDLIENRIAPRFYERDADGVPAGWVHDIRHTLRTLSPELSADRMVRQYVERLYVPAGRAQRIVAADDHARARELAAWRRRIVAAWPSVQVAHVESEGVGPHAQVGDELRVRAWVALGGLHADDVRVEVVHGRTGEGDVLTDVVRHALAPVGGSGGQQEHVGTVPLRSAGPFGYTVRVVPRHELLASSAEPGLVAVAG